In a single window of the Elaeis guineensis isolate ETL-2024a chromosome 6, EG11, whole genome shotgun sequence genome:
- the LOC109505330 gene encoding protein NUCLEAR FUSION DEFECTIVE 6, mitochondrial isoform X1 has protein sequence MAAMGGARRALLTFRSSSPSLFTGCSRSPASSPASAFARFSRRRLPLAIARLPVELGCAQSLMPLHSVTASALFTSMLSLKPGNWAWLSEGFATPL, from the exons ATGGCCGCCATGGGCGGTGCCCGAAGAGCTCTGCTGACCTTCCGCTCTTCTTCTCCGAGCCTCTTCACTGGTTGCTCTAGGTCACCCGCTTCTTCTCCGGCTTCGGCCTTTGCTCGCTTCTCTCGCCGCAGGCTTCCCTTAGCGATTGCCAG GCTTCCAGTGGAATTGGGTTGTGCGCAGTCTTTGATGCCACTGCACAGCGTTACTGCTTCTGCACTGTTCACTTCCATGCTGTCTTTAAAGCCTGGAAACTGGGCATGGCTCTCAGAAG GATTTGCAACGCCTCTATAG
- the LOC109505330 gene encoding protein NUCLEAR FUSION DEFECTIVE 6, mitochondrial isoform X2, translating into MAAMGGARRALLTFRSSSPSLFTGCSRSPASSPASAFARFSRRRLPLAIARLPVELGCAQSLMPLHSVTASALFTSMLSLKPGNWAWLSEDWCAKS; encoded by the exons ATGGCCGCCATGGGCGGTGCCCGAAGAGCTCTGCTGACCTTCCGCTCTTCTTCTCCGAGCCTCTTCACTGGTTGCTCTAGGTCACCCGCTTCTTCTCCGGCTTCGGCCTTTGCTCGCTTCTCTCGCCGCAGGCTTCCCTTAGCGATTGCCAG GCTTCCAGTGGAATTGGGTTGTGCGCAGTCTTTGATGCCACTGCACAGCGTTACTGCTTCTGCACTGTTCACTTCCATGCTGTCTTTAAAGCCTGGAAACTGGGCATGGCTCTCAGAAG ATTGGTGTGCAAAATCTTAA